Sequence from the Torulaspora globosa chromosome 4, complete sequence genome:
TTCGTCCAGTATGGATAGGGATATGGAGTGAAGATCGTGATTCAAGGAATCGCCAAATGATTCTTCTCCTTGAGAATCCTCGATTGGGGAGCGTGGTGACGGTGGCGCCGTAGAAGACTGTGCCGGCAACTTTGGTGATAGGAGACATTTCTTGGGCTCCTTTTTGAGAATTTCCGCGTCAGCAATCGTGCGAGCTTCAACTTTGTTTACTCGCCTTCTCTTAAGCTTTAAATCATTCTGATCCGATTGGAAAGTAGCCGTCAGTGCCAGCGAGCCTACCACATAGATGTTCTCATCTGAACCACATGTAGGTGGTTTAAGCTCTATTTCTTTTGGATCTATGGAGTCTTGCCGTGATATTTTGGGCCTTTTCATGTCGCTTGCTTTATCCTCATTTCGACATCGATTGCTTTCCTCTGAAGTCCTTAAACTTAGAGACGTTTTCTCCTTGTATAGCCTCTCGATGTGTTCTATTGTCTCCACTCTTTTTGACGTTCGGTACTCATTTTGTCCGACTCCAGCGTTAACTAACGACGATAATGATGGCGGATTCTCGCTTACCTTGGATCTCCTCTTCGAAGATCTGTTCGTCTTCTGCTCTGGCGGCGAAAGACTTGGAGGAATCGAAGACCGCGGAGAGATAATAACGGGGCTGATCGAGCTGGTGGAATTCTTATCAGACAATGCAACTGACGAACTTGTTCTAACGGCAACCTTTTGAGATGAGGTGTAGTTGGAAGGTGATCGGCCTCTTATGATCAGTGGCGGTGTTTTCATTTCCTGCAAAGGGATGAAATATTCTCTGGAACCATCGGCTGCAGTCATCTCGTCGCACACATTAAGTGCATCATCATAGTTGCAATATGGGCTTGAGCCGCTAGGTGGATTTGTTACAGCTCCAAGGACAACGTGAAGCCGGAAATGCTTGTTTTGTTGAGAGGGTTTCTTGACGTTAATCGAGGATGCGAACTGTACTCGTTCATATCGAGCCACTTTTTGAATACATTCGTCTGGGTATGAATAAACAATTCCATGCACGTTATATTTTTCCCTATCCTCATCTCTatggaagaaaaaggtAGAGTCATACTTTCTCATCTTAACGGAGTTTCTAACGTTCGATGCCTCTCTGATGATTTGATGTTGCGGCAACGCGGAAGGAATAAGCGGACATGTAGCAGGCGTAAATTGTGGTCCTTTATCTCTCTTTGCAGTGTGCTGCACTAAACTGATTTCCGTCCGGTCGTCATC
This genomic interval carries:
- the NDT80 gene encoding transcription factor NDT80 (ancestral locus Anc_2.135); amino-acid sequence: MSHIQELPREVAGETRHPLQIEDPLADQQIIQTHLNDDGSTSNYFDKRKLKIAPRSTLQFKVGPPFELVGSYNTVLEADTLETVLFQINPRIDRGFDFIDDGWVGYKRNYFTLVSSFETPGLDLDTFLNSSFKVQMHDRHNSPLLLVKYFAVKIRARSDDDRTEISLVQHTAKRDKGPQFTPATCPLIPSALPQHQIIREASNVRNSVKMRKYDSTFFFHRDEDREKYNVHGIVYSYPDECIQKVARYERVQFASSINVKKPSQQNKHFRLHVVLGAVTNPPSGSSPYCNYDDALNVCDEMTAADGSREYFIPLQEMKTPPLIIRGRSPSNYTSSQKVAVRTSSSVALSDKNSTSSISPVIISPRSSIPPSLSPPEQKTNRSSKRRSKVSENPPSLSSLVNAGVGQNEYRTSKRVETIEHIERLYKEKTSLSLRTSEESNRCRNEDKASDMKRPKISRQDSIDPKEIELKPPTCGSDENIYVVGSLALTATFQSDQNDLKLKRRRVNKVEARTIADAEILKKEPKKCLLSPKLPAQSSTAPPSPRSPIEDSQGEESFGDSLNHDLHSISLSILDETSSNYRHDPNYIHSNHENIARSFPRVIGETSFTNLYVYKHDKFRMKDRLPSREILSLPSQVVEGDEFYQEISFYRH